From the Bacillus thuringiensis genome, the window CAAGTATAGCACCAATTGAAAAGAATCAATTCCTTGCATTCTTATTAGTAGAATAAATGCAACAATTATTATTTTAGAGGGAGTTTATTCAATCAAGGCAGAGAGAAATGTTTTACTGTAATGATTATAGCAATGTGATCACTATACATAGGACGTTAATATTATAATGCTTTGGAATATTAAAGCTAGATATTCCTCTATGGATATGTAATTTTACATATCCATAGAAAAGACACAAAGGTACATAATGTTTTTAAATTATATTAAAAAAATATTTACGAAAAGATTTAAGAAAATCAATGAATTTTTATATTAAATTATCAACACATAATTATTTCACTTTATGAAATGAAATTTGTATTTAGCTTTTTTAATATAACATTTAAAAATTCGAATAATAAAAAATGAAAAATCAAATCTAAACAATGCGATTTTTTGGTTTACTAATAAAAAACATAGTGTTTAAAATGAAGGGGAAGTAAGGACCTTATATTCTATTAAAAAATAAAGAAAAAATGAGATGCACTTACTCTTTCGAAAATTTTTTTATCCTCAAGTGTGTGTGAAGAAATCCTAACGTTAGGTTGTACAACATTTACGATCAAAACTAGTAAAAAAACAATAGTGAAGAGGTGTAAGGAATGAAGAATAAAATTATGACAGGATTTTTAATAACATCAATTGTTACCGGGGCGACTATTCCTATCAATACTCTCGCAACGCCAATCGTTCAAGCAGAAACAAAACAAGATAATATAGATATTTCCTCAGCATTACGAAAAATAGGTGCACACTCCAAATTAACACAAACCTTTATCGATGGAGCCTTAGCAAGTCCGAATGTACAACTTGAAGAAGTTCCATCTTTAAATACAACTCAATTTCTAATTAAACAAGATATGAAAGAGTGGTCATCCGAACTTTATCCTAAATTAATTCTATTAAATTCAAAAAGTAAAGGATTTGTAACTAAATTTAATAGTTATTATCCAACATTAAAAGGATTTGTAGATAATAAGGAAGATAAAGAAGGGTTTACAGATAGACTGGAAGTCCTTCAAGACATAACCATAACAAACCAAGAAAGTGTGCAACGTCAAATTAATGAGTTAACAGATCTAAAACTACAGGTAGATAAGAAGTTGAAAAATCTTGATACTGATGTGGCAAAAGCACAGAGTATCCTTAATTCAGAGGGAACAGGAAAAATAGATAAGTTAAAAAATGAAATGCTAGATACAAAAAAATCTATTCAAAATGATTTACAGCAAATAGCATTATTACCAGGAGCTTTAAATGAACAAGGGCTAAAGGTATTCCAAGAAATTTATAGTCTATCGAAAGATATCATTGAACCGGCTGCTCAAACAGCAGTAGTAGCGTATAACAAAGGAAAAGAAATAAACAATGCTATTGTAGACGCAGAGAAGAAAGCAGAGCAAGAAGCAAAAGAAAAGGGAAAATCAGCTATAGAAATTGAGGCTGCCAAAAAAGAAGCACGTGAAGCAATAGAGAAAAGTAAAAAAGGTGAAATCGCTGCAGCTGCAGTTACAAAAACGAAAGAGTATGATCTTATGAAAGTGATTGATCCTGAAAAAATAAAAAAAACATATAATACTTTTGCTGAAATTAATAAACTAACAGCAGAGCAACGAGCATATTTAAAAGATTTAGAGAAACAAAATCAGAAATTATATGACTTAACAAATAAATTAACAGTAGCAGATTTACAAAAATCAATGATTCTTTTCATGCAAAATGATTTGCATACATTTGCTAACCAAGTAGATGGAGAAATTGAGCTAATGAAACGTTACAAAGAGGATTTGCATCTAATAAATTATAGTATTACAAAATTATCGACTGAAGTTGATACCAATAACACCCAGTCTCAAAAAGATACATTAAGACGATTAAAAAGTGTAACAACTCAACTTGAAGAACAAGTTTGTAAATTTTAATATTAAGAACATAGGTTTATCGAAAAGATTATATTGCAACTGAAAATAAGGAGGAGAATCAAATGATGAAATTTCCATTTAAGGTTATAACTTTAGCCACTTTAGCAACGGTTATAACTGCTACGAATGGTAGCACTATTCATGCACTTGCACAAGAACAGACAGCTCAGGAACAGAAAATAGAAAATTATGCGTTAGGACCTGATGGATTAAAGAAAGCGTTGGCTGAAACAGGCTCTCATATTCTTGTAATGGATTTGTACGCAAAAACTATGATTAAGCAACCGAATGTAAATTTATCTAACATTGATTTAGGTTCAGGAGGAGGAGAATTAATCAAAAATATTTACCTGAATCAGGAACTGTCACGAATCAATGCAAATTACTGGTTAGATACAGCGAAGCCAAACATTCAAAAAACAGCACGTAATATTGTAAACTATGATGAGCAATTTCAAAACTATTACGACACATTAGTAGATACTGTAAAAAAGAAAGATAAGGTGAACCTCAAAGAAGGAATAGGGGATTTAATCGATACAATTTATACAAATTCAAATGAAGTTACGGAAGTCATTAAGATGTTAGAGGCTTTCAAAACAAAGTTGTATACAAATACTGTAGATTTTAAAAATAATGTTGGTGGTCCAGATGGACAGGGCGGATTGACAGCTATATTAGCTGGAAAACAAGCTCTAGTCCCACAACTTCAGGTCGAAATTGAGAATTTACGTTCTACACAGAAATCACATTTTGATAATGTATTAGCCTGGTCAATTGGTGGTGGATTAGGAGCTGCTATTTTAGTTATTGGAACGATTGCAGGAGCGGTAGTAATTGTTGTGACTGGTGGTACAGCTACACCAGCAGTTGTTGGTGGTCTTACAGCTCTAGGAGCCGCTGGTATCGGTTTAGGAACAGCAGCTGGTGTCGAGGCATCTAATCATATGAATTCTTATAATAAAATTTCAAATAAAATCGGAGAATTAAGTATGAAAGCTGATCTTGCTAATCAAGCGGTTATTTCACTTACTAATACGAAAGACACTCTAACATATTTGTATCAGACAGTAGATCAAGCAATAATGTCTCTAACAAGTATTCAGCAACAATGGAATAAAATAGGGGCTAATTATAAAGATTTATATGATAATATCGATCAAATGCAAGAACATAAACTTTCGTTAATACCTGACGATTTAAAAGCTGCTAAACAAAGTTGGAATGATATTCATAAGGACGCAGAATTCATTTCAAAAGACATTGCTTTTAAACAAGAAAAAACAAACTAAAAATTAATATATATTTATAGGAGGAATTAAAGTGAATAATAATTTTCCTTATAAACTACTTGCTGTATCGACGTTTTTAACCCTGACAACAACTACTGTAGTTTCTCCAGTAGCTGCATTTGCAAGTGAAAGTAAAATAGAACAAACGAGTACGGAAGATATATCTCTTTCTGTAAACAGCGAAAAGATGAAAAAAGCTTTGCAAGATGCTGGGGTATTTGCAAAATCCATGAATGATTACTCTTATTTGTTAATTAATAATCCAGATGTTAACTTTGAAGGAATTGATATTAAAGGATATACAAATCTACCTAGTCAAATTGTACAAGATCAAAAGAATGCAAGAGAGCATGCTACAAAATGGGATGCGCACGTAAAAAAACAACTTTTAGATACCCTTACAGGGATTGTAGAGTATGATACCACATTTGACAATTATTACGATACATTAGTAGAAGCAATTAATGAAGGAGATGCAGATACATTAAAAGAGGGCATTACAGATTTACAAGGTGAGATTAAACAAAACCAAGCATATACACAGAATTCAATACAAGAACTAGCTAAGTTAAGAGATAGTATTGGAGAAGATGTCCGAGCATTTGGAGGTCATAAAGATATCTTGCAATCGATTTTAAAAAATCAAGCATCTGGAATAGATGAAGATGAAAAACGCCTAAATGATGTTTTAGAGCAAGTAAAACATTTTAAACAGGTAGAATCGGATGGAATAACAACTGTATCAGTTCCCTCTATTCCTACATGGATTGCTGGCGGTGTAATGATAGGGGTAGCAAGAGATAATTTAGGAACGTTAGAGCCGTTATTAACGCAATTACGCCAAACAGTAGACTATAAAATAACATTAAATCGTGTAGTTGGAGTTGCGTATAATAATATTGCTGAAATGCAAAATGCAATTGGATTAGCTATTAATGCTCTTACCTATATGTCAGCACAATGGCATGATTTAGATTCTCAATATTCAGGAGTACTTAATCATATTGATAAAGCATCCCAAAAGGCAGATCAAAATAAATTTAAATTTTTAAAACCTAACCTGAATGCAGCAAAAGATAGTTGGAAAACATTAAGAGCAGATGCATTTACATTAAAAGAAGGAATAAAAACATTGAAAATGGATTCAAATTCCTTTTAAGGAACTGTAAAATATGGAGTTTCAAGCAAAGGCTATTAAAAATGTTGATATACTGTAAAAAAATCATAATATAATTAGTTGTTTTTTATAAAAAAGAGGCATTATAAATAATGCCTGATTATTTCCCTATCAAGTAAGCGGTAATAAAATAAATAGTGTATCACAGCCTTTCCCCGCTATTCATACAGGAAAGGCCGTGAAGCGTTTTGGGGAACCGCTATGTATTATATAAAATTGATTATATTCCTAAATAGTCATTTTATACGTTTTGGGTGTACTAAATACAACTACTCTATTTTAAAATGTAAGAAGAAGGATTAATACATACATAATTAAAACAGTTTTTATGTAAATTGAAAACCTTGTTCTGAATGTAGAAGGGGCTTAGTGATTAAGGATATTCCATCTAATTGATGTAATGTGGTTAAAAATGAATTTAAATCATCTCTTGCAAATAGCTTCCAGGTAACAATTTCGATGCTGTATAGATTTAATATAGTTGACAAATAGATGACTGGACCCCTAATTCGTACATAAGTAATATCTGTAACATATTTTTACTTTTACATCTAAAACTCTCGATTAGGATGGTATTTAAATATTACAGACGTTCTTCTTCCGTAAAATGGTCGCCTTTTTCGATAATAGATTGAATTCCCAATTCTTTCATTACATAGTGACCACATTTATGATGCATTATCAGTCCTTATCAATTTAATGAATGAATCAAGTTTGTATAGGCTTAACTAAGTATAGACGCAATATGTTCTTTATGGAACATATTGCTTTTCTGACGTGAACCCTCCACTTTATTCTATTTTCGTCATTCATAGTATCCGATATAGATACTTCTGCGATTTGAAACGGCCATAGGAGTAGATAAACATGACGTAGTGAATCGATAAGAGAAAAATATTCTTTCTTTAAGACCATTCCTTTCCTTTTAGATTTGAATTCCACTTTTTAAAATACCTAAGCTACATCTTCAAATAAGCATATTTTACCTCAAAACTTTACGAATTACTCCAACTACTAAAGAGGCTACTTCATTCATCTCTATTTTAGATTGGCTTGTGATTAATCCAGTTAAAGGTTCTTTAACACAATACCGAGAAGCATTTAGTAAAGTTGCTTTTCAACTCATTTCACATAAAAAAATTAATACTGCAAAAATCCTTTGAAATATAGCTTATACTGTTCTTCGGATCAATCCGAAAAGGTTGAAATTTAACTGCTAGTTCACTTGAATTTCCCAATCTAGTGGTCTATAATGTATATCAATTTTATAAATGTTGAAATGATAAGAAGGCGGTCATGGAGGAAGTGTTTTTTCAAAACAAGTATTAGTAGAAATTCATTTAAATCAGTATGTTATATATTAGTGGAAATAACAGGACTATTACTTGAGATATGATCTTTGCTAATGATATTTATAGGCCCTTCCTAGTTAAATATGCTCTTTATTATGTGTACAGAATCTTGTTTTGTTCTCTCAAAGAAATAAATAATTCTTTTTTGTACATGGCAAAATAGTATTTTCAACATTTCTAAAGTATATTAATAATTGTTTTGTGATTTGATTCTATTTTTACACAGACCTAAAGAAGGAAAATATAATTTCTTTTTGGAGAAAGGTAAAAACAAAATCTTCTTATAAAAAAAGTTCATGTATAGTATTACAAAATAAAGTAAATAACACATCAAATATTCCACTTTGCAAAGTGGTTTTTTCTTATATTAAACTTTTTATGTAAATGGTTTAATATATATGAATTAAAAGTTCTGTCAAAATAATTAGATTAAAGAAAGGATTGGTTATATGAAAAATAGTAAAAAATTAAAGAGAAAAATATTAGCTTGTGGAGCAATCGCATCTATTAGCACAACACTTGTAACGCCATTACCAACTTTAGCTAGTGCAGATCAAATTAATACTTCAGAATTAGAAAAAGATGCAAAGGTTGATACTGCTATATTAGAATGGAAAGTACCGCTTTTTAAGGCGACAGAAATTTA encodes:
- a CDS encoding HBL/NHE enterotoxin family protein, coding for MKNKIMTGFLITSIVTGATIPINTLATPIVQAETKQDNIDISSALRKIGAHSKLTQTFIDGALASPNVQLEEVPSLNTTQFLIKQDMKEWSSELYPKLILLNSKSKGFVTKFNSYYPTLKGFVDNKEDKEGFTDRLEVLQDITITNQESVQRQINELTDLKLQVDKKLKNLDTDVAKAQSILNSEGTGKIDKLKNEMLDTKKSIQNDLQQIALLPGALNEQGLKVFQEIYSLSKDIIEPAAQTAVVAYNKGKEINNAIVDAEKKAEQEAKEKGKSAIEIEAAKKEAREAIEKSKKGEIAAAAVTKTKEYDLMKVIDPEKIKKTYNTFAEINKLTAEQRAYLKDLEKQNQKLYDLTNKLTVADLQKSMILFMQNDLHTFANQVDGEIELMKRYKEDLHLINYSITKLSTEVDTNNTQSQKDTLRRLKSVTTQLEEQVCKF
- a CDS encoding HBL/NHE enterotoxin family protein; this encodes MMKFPFKVITLATLATVITATNGSTIHALAQEQTAQEQKIENYALGPDGLKKALAETGSHILVMDLYAKTMIKQPNVNLSNIDLGSGGGELIKNIYLNQELSRINANYWLDTAKPNIQKTARNIVNYDEQFQNYYDTLVDTVKKKDKVNLKEGIGDLIDTIYTNSNEVTEVIKMLEAFKTKLYTNTVDFKNNVGGPDGQGGLTAILAGKQALVPQLQVEIENLRSTQKSHFDNVLAWSIGGGLGAAILVIGTIAGAVVIVVTGGTATPAVVGGLTALGAAGIGLGTAAGVEASNHMNSYNKISNKIGELSMKADLANQAVISLTNTKDTLTYLYQTVDQAIMSLTSIQQQWNKIGANYKDLYDNIDQMQEHKLSLIPDDLKAAKQSWNDIHKDAEFISKDIAFKQEKTN
- a CDS encoding HBL/NHE enterotoxin family protein gives rise to the protein MNNNFPYKLLAVSTFLTLTTTTVVSPVAAFASESKIEQTSTEDISLSVNSEKMKKALQDAGVFAKSMNDYSYLLINNPDVNFEGIDIKGYTNLPSQIVQDQKNAREHATKWDAHVKKQLLDTLTGIVEYDTTFDNYYDTLVEAINEGDADTLKEGITDLQGEIKQNQAYTQNSIQELAKLRDSIGEDVRAFGGHKDILQSILKNQASGIDEDEKRLNDVLEQVKHFKQVESDGITTVSVPSIPTWIAGGVMIGVARDNLGTLEPLLTQLRQTVDYKITLNRVVGVAYNNIAEMQNAIGLAINALTYMSAQWHDLDSQYSGVLNHIDKASQKADQNKFKFLKPNLNAAKDSWKTLRADAFTLKEGIKTLKMDSNSF